The Chitinophagales bacterium genome window below encodes:
- a CDS encoding metallophosphoesterase → MKKQLLFLFICLSYLLSAQTVDRGPYLQSPNHNSIIVMWRTTTNTSTKIWYGTDSINLTQNAEISNNVKDHEIKITGLQPYTKYYYKIGDLSSQYTPATGQSFKTHPLPGTKGVPTRIWATGDFGKGNSKQIDTKLAFEAYSGVGSADVWLWLGDNAYDDGNQSQYQAKVFAVPGYSDVFPHQPFWASPGNHDYNTVWSESTLLGIPYSNIPLSNHMGPYFDIVEVPQNGEAGGYPSNLEVFYSFDYADVHFLSLNSEVFDYTLSYDGMNAMTNWIIQDLSQSNAKFKIAYWHQPPYTKGSHDSDGFYELVMKAVRERIIPVLEEHGIDLIVCGHSHVFERSYLLNGHYSGGSSFNINTMAVDASSGNFDAGTPYIKDTLVSTQDGTVYIVCGNSGSSTSGVGEGLDYPAMYYSDAYDAAGSFVIDIYKNRLDGYYLKSDGTIPDEFTLLKKDLRVNAMADFSICQGESVDVIANYTGGSDSMNFVWTGSTAVGETVTLSPTTTTNYTLEITDFLTGQIETSSFTINVSPTPQPNVDELTSGTLNANLSGSQYTYQWFINGNPISGATNETYQPIIDGNYTVEVYNSNTGCTVESSSYSFYGLPTEAYIDTLGDSLITVEPIDTAYTYQWYLNDTAIAGANNTSYTYTESGDYYVEVILPNGDTLQSNTITVVFETLPPTSILDVANNVSTIYPNPASEQIILELFDNKYNTSPYSIINTTGKTVLNGVLTGTNTPINISKLSTGVYFLKIEADVPVYNKFVKK, encoded by the coding sequence ATGAAAAAACAACTACTTTTCCTTTTTATCTGTCTTTCTTATCTGCTTTCTGCGCAAACTGTAGATAGAGGTCCGTACTTGCAAAGCCCTAACCACAACAGTATTATAGTTATGTGGCGAACCACTACCAACACCAGCACAAAAATTTGGTACGGAACAGATTCGATCAATTTAACGCAAAATGCAGAAATTAGTAATAATGTAAAAGACCACGAAATTAAAATAACGGGACTGCAACCCTACACAAAATATTATTATAAAATTGGCGATTTAAGTTCGCAATATACACCTGCTACCGGGCAAAGTTTTAAAACACACCCATTACCGGGCACTAAAGGTGTGCCTACTCGTATTTGGGCAACAGGCGATTTTGGTAAAGGAAACTCTAAACAAATAGACACAAAATTGGCATTTGAAGCCTATTCGGGTGTAGGAAGTGCAGATGTATGGCTTTGGCTGGGCGATAATGCCTACGATGATGGCAATCAAAGTCAATATCAAGCTAAAGTGTTTGCCGTGCCGGGATATAGTGATGTATTTCCCCACCAGCCGTTTTGGGCTTCTCCGGGCAATCATGATTATAATACCGTTTGGAGTGAAAGTACTTTATTGGGCATCCCTTACTCCAACATTCCTTTATCAAACCACATGGGACCATATTTTGATATTGTAGAAGTTCCTCAAAATGGCGAAGCAGGTGGTTATCCTTCAAATTTAGAGGTGTTTTATTCATTTGATTATGCAGATGTTCATTTTCTTTCTTTAAACTCAGAAGTGTTTGACTATACCTTATCTTATGATGGTATGAACGCCATGACTAATTGGATTATTCAAGATTTAAGCCAAAGCAATGCTAAGTTTAAAATAGCTTATTGGCATCAGCCACCATATACCAAAGGCTCTCACGATTCAGATGGTTTTTATGAATTAGTAATGAAAGCCGTAAGAGAACGAATTATTCCTGTTTTAGAAGAACATGGCATTGATTTAATCGTTTGTGGACATAGTCATGTTTTTGAGCGTAGTTATTTATTAAACGGACACTATAGTGGTGGTTCTTCTTTTAATATTAACACCATGGCAGTTGATGCCTCAAGTGGAAATTTTGATGCAGGCACGCCATATATAAAGGATACCTTGGTTTCTACACAAGACGGAACGGTATATATTGTTTGCGGTAATAGTGGAAGCTCTACTTCCGGAGTGGGAGAAGGTTTAGATTATCCTGCCATGTATTATTCCGATGCGTATGATGCAGCAGGTTCTTTTGTTATAGATATTTATAAAAACAGACTTGACGGATATTATTTAAAATCGGATGGCACTATACCCGATGAATTTACATTGTTAAAGAAAGATTTACGAGTAAATGCTATGGCAGATTTTTCTATTTGCCAAGGCGAATCAGTTGATGTAATAGCTAATTACACTGGCGGTTCAGATAGCATGAATTTTGTATGGACAGGTTCAACAGCCGTAGGGGAAACAGTTACGCTTTCGCCCACTACCACTACAAATTACACCTTAGAAATAACCGACTTTTTAACAGGACAAATAGAAACCAGTAGTTTTACCATAAATGTATCGCCTACCCCACAACCTAACGTAGATGAACTTACTTCTGGAACGCTGAATGCTAATCTTTCCGGTTCGCAATATACTTACCAATGGTTTATAAATGGCAATCCTATAAGTGGAGCAACTAATGAAACGTATCAACCTATAATAGATGGAAACTATACCGTAGAGGTTTATAATAGTAATACAGGCTGTACGGTAGAATCAAGCAGTTATAGTTTTTATGGTTTACCTACAGAAGCATACATAGATACACTTGGCGATTCGCTGATAACAGTAGAACCTATTGATACGGCATATACTTATCAATGGTACTTAAATGATACCGCTATAGCCGGGGCAAACAATACAAGCTACACTTATACAGAAAGTGGCGATTATTATGTTGAAGTAATACTTCCTAATGGCGATACGCTACAATCAAACACAATAACCGTTGTTTTTGAAACCTTGCCTCCTACGTCTATTTTAGATGTGGCTAATAATGTTTCTACTATTTACCCTAATCCTGCCAGTGAACAGATAATTTTAGAATTGTTTGATAATAAATACAACACAAGTCCATACAGTATAATTAATACTACAGGCAAAACGGTATTAAATGGCGTACTTACAGGAACAAATACACCTATCAATATTTCAAAACTAAGTACAGGCGTATATTTTTTAAAGATAGAAGCGGATGTTCCTGTTTATAATAAGTTTGTAAAAAAATAG
- a CDS encoding helix-turn-helix transcriptional regulator: MKIYIKNMVCNRCKMVVKSSLEKLELHPLNVNLGVVELQEDDISHIKPRLINELKSYGFDLLDDKKSQIIEQIKTSIIDIVQNKNNDINITLSEFLAAQLHTEYSTLSHLFSEVEGITIERYYILQKIEKVKELLMYDELSLSEISDQLNYSSVAYLSNQFKKETGLTPSHFKKLGTLKRKSLEDL; this comes from the coding sequence ATGAAAATTTACATTAAAAATATGGTGTGCAATCGCTGTAAAATGGTTGTAAAATCAAGTCTTGAAAAATTAGAGTTGCATCCATTAAATGTAAATTTAGGCGTAGTTGAACTTCAAGAAGATGACATTTCACATATTAAACCACGGCTAATAAACGAACTTAAAAGTTACGGTTTTGACTTATTGGACGATAAAAAATCACAAATTATTGAGCAAATAAAAACCTCAATAATTGATATAGTTCAAAATAAAAATAACGATATTAATATTACATTATCTGAATTTCTTGCTGCACAATTGCATACAGAATATAGTACTTTAAGCCACTTATTTTCAGAAGTAGAGGGCATAACAATAGAAAGATATTATATTCTTCAAAAAATAGAAAAAGTAAAAGAACTTTTAATGTATGATGAACTTAGCCTAAGTGAAATTTCAGACCAATTAAACTATTCAAGCGTGGCTTATTTAAGTAATCAATTTAAAAAAGAAACAGGCTTAACACCAAGCCACTTTAAAAAACTGGGTACTTTAAAACGAAAATCTTTAGAAGATTTATAA
- the cadA gene encoding cadmium-translocating P-type ATPase, with protein MTHKYHIHGMSCSGCKNHVQNTLAKVPDVVNVFVDLDQAEATIEMEKHIPIEVFQEALKKDGSTYTIHNIGEHKHDKPTKQEKPKGKGTGVFYCPMHCEGDKTYNKPGDCPVCGMDLVEEQNLNSLSAEKWTCPMHPEIVEDHAGACPICGMDLVPLKADLSAEEKSYNKLLKKFWIATAFTLPIFLIAMSEMIPNNPLYKVLPQKYWNWVQFALSLPVVFYATWMFFERAYKSIKTWNLNMFTLIGIGAGVAWIFSVFGLLFPTFFPEQFLTESGTVHVYFEATTVILTLVLMGQVLEARAHSKTNSAIKELLKLAPNKAIKVEDGKEIEVGINEIEISDILRVKPGDKIPVDGSITEGTSTIDESMITGEPIPVEKTVGDTVSSGTINGNNTFLMKAEKVGTDTLLSQIINMVNDASRSRAPIQKLADTVSAYFVPIVVAISVVTFIAWALFGPQPSYVYALVNAIAVLIIACPCALGLATPMSVMVGVGKGAQNGVLIKNAEALEKMDKVDTIIVDKTGTLTEGKPTVEKIETLNNGYNDNEILQYVVSLNSGSEHPLAEATAKFGEKNNVQILKTSNFEAITGKGVEGIVNGKKVALGNEKMMSYANAEMTKSVKDEAHKYQKQGKTVSFLAIDGNVSGFIVIADKIKQTSAVAIKELQQKGIKVIMLTGDNEDTAQAVAKELNLDGFKAGLLPADKLKEVEELQKEGKIVAMAGDGINDAPALAKSDVGIAMGTGTDVAIESAMITLVKGDLQGIVKARNLSDAVMKNIKQNLFFALIYNSVGIPVAAGLLFPFFGILLSPMIAALAMSFSSVSVIANSLRLKRANI; from the coding sequence ATGACACATAAATATCATATTCACGGGATGAGTTGTAGTGGTTGTAAAAACCATGTACAAAATACGCTGGCAAAAGTACCGGATGTAGTAAATGTTTTTGTTGATTTAGACCAAGCAGAAGCTACTATTGAAATGGAAAAACATATTCCAATAGAGGTTTTTCAAGAAGCATTAAAAAAAGATGGCAGTACTTACACTATACACAATATAGGAGAGCATAAACATGATAAACCAACAAAACAGGAGAAACCAAAAGGGAAAGGAACGGGCGTTTTTTACTGCCCCATGCACTGCGAGGGCGATAAAACATACAATAAACCGGGAGATTGCCCTGTGTGTGGGATGGATTTAGTAGAAGAGCAAAATTTAAACTCTTTATCGGCAGAAAAATGGACTTGCCCCATGCACCCCGAAATAGTAGAAGACCATGCCGGTGCTTGCCCCATTTGCGGTATGGATTTAGTGCCACTAAAAGCCGATTTATCGGCAGAAGAAAAATCGTATAATAAATTATTAAAAAAGTTTTGGATTGCTACAGCTTTTACCCTTCCTATTTTTTTAATAGCCATGAGTGAAATGATTCCCAATAATCCTTTGTATAAAGTGTTACCACAAAAATATTGGAACTGGGTACAGTTTGCCTTATCACTTCCTGTAGTTTTTTATGCTACTTGGATGTTTTTTGAACGAGCCTATAAAAGCATTAAAACCTGGAACTTAAACATGTTTACTTTAATAGGAATAGGTGCCGGAGTGGCATGGATTTTTAGTGTATTTGGTCTGTTGTTTCCCACTTTTTTCCCTGAGCAGTTTTTAACAGAATCGGGAACTGTACACGTATATTTTGAAGCTACTACGGTAATACTTACCCTTGTTTTAATGGGGCAAGTTTTAGAAGCTCGTGCACATAGCAAAACCAATTCAGCTATTAAAGAGTTGTTGAAATTAGCACCTAATAAAGCCATAAAAGTAGAAGACGGTAAAGAAATAGAAGTAGGTATAAATGAAATAGAGATAAGCGATATTTTAAGAGTAAAACCCGGAGATAAAATACCTGTGGACGGTAGTATTACAGAAGGAACAAGCACCATAGATGAATCTATGATAACAGGAGAGCCTATTCCCGTAGAAAAAACCGTAGGAGATACTGTGAGCAGTGGTACTATAAACGGCAATAATACTTTTTTAATGAAAGCAGAGAAAGTAGGAACAGACACTTTGCTTTCGCAAATAATAAACATGGTAAATGATGCCAGCAGAAGCAGAGCTCCTATTCAAAAATTAGCCGATACGGTTTCTGCGTATTTTGTGCCTATTGTAGTGGCTATTTCAGTAGTTACCTTTATTGCTTGGGCATTATTTGGTCCGCAGCCGTCTTATGTTTATGCTTTGGTTAATGCCATTGCTGTATTAATTATTGCCTGCCCGTGTGCTTTAGGTTTGGCTACGCCAATGTCGGTTATGGTAGGTGTGGGCAAGGGAGCTCAAAATGGCGTGCTAATAAAAAATGCCGAAGCATTGGAAAAAATGGATAAAGTAGATACTATAATTGTAGATAAAACAGGAACATTAACAGAAGGCAAACCTACCGTAGAAAAAATAGAAACGCTAAACAATGGCTATAACGATAATGAGATTTTACAATATGTAGTTTCTTTAAATAGCGGTAGTGAGCATCCATTGGCTGAAGCTACAGCTAAATTTGGCGAAAAAAATAATGTGCAAATTTTAAAAACTTCAAATTTTGAAGCCATAACAGGAAAAGGCGTAGAAGGTATAGTAAATGGCAAAAAAGTAGCTTTAGGAAATGAAAAAATGATGAGCTATGCTAATGCCGAAATGACAAAAAGTGTAAAAGATGAAGCTCATAAATATCAAAAACAAGGCAAAACGGTTTCTTTTTTGGCTATTGATGGAAATGTGAGTGGTTTTATTGTTATAGCGGATAAAATAAAACAAACAAGTGCTGTTGCTATAAAGGAATTACAACAAAAAGGAATAAAAGTGATAATGCTAACTGGCGATAATGAAGATACGGCTCAGGCTGTAGCAAAAGAACTCAATTTAGACGGTTTTAAGGCAGGTTTACTTCCGGCAGATAAACTTAAAGAAGTAGAAGAGCTACAAAAAGAAGGTAAAATAGTGGCAATGGCTGGCGATGGTATAAATGATGCTCCTGCATTAGCCAAAAGTGATGTGGGTATTGCTATGGGCACAGGAACAGACGTAGCCATAGAAAGTGCTATGATTACTTTAGTAAAAGGCGATTTGCAAGGAATAGTAAAAGCAAGAAATTTAAGTGATGCCGTAATGAAAAATATAAAACAAAACTTATTTTTTGCTCTTATTTACAATAGTGTAGGTATTCCTGTGGCAGCAGGCTTGCTGTTTCCGTTTTTCGGTATTTTATTATCTCCTATGATAGCCGCTTTAGCTATGAGTTTCAGCTCTGTATCTGTTATTGCTAATTCTTTAAGGCTGAAAAGGGCAAATATCTGA
- a CDS encoding T9SS type A sorting domain-containing protein translates to MKKFILPFFIVAFVLGMAQQQQFTAPGSGTFIIPNSVVSLKVECIGGGGAGGRVEGDSWTFINYEAAGGGGGGAYVRAITPVVAGNSYTIQVGNGGISNGANGGNSWFGSNTTVMAEGGKTRGGVNNSGGANGGKAVNSYGDVKYDGGNGGSGDSNDAGGGGGGAGSSGSGGNGANGSGSGLSLGGTGAIDYGGNGGSGGYDGNTGAAGSTFGGGGGGSSIQSNTDRNGGAGASGIVILQWSEVQALSKTNFCGNVQDTLLITGTNFINVDSVVLNNSALSYSVLNATTIQVIIPVGASNGELFVHTKQGVSKSDSISVQNNSLVLTVDSNTITANYSGNTNQANWIWFNCANNDTISISANTTLTVSEVGFYALTVEENACVLTTPCETVTNIPDTNTFTPIDTLVIPPDTIINEDSTTAIRNINNAAFVRVYPNPTSNKVFISSLETNLTHLAVYSMTGKLILSTDLNTKKTEISFSELPKGVYLLKVMSDSKVNTYKVVRD, encoded by the coding sequence ATGAAGAAATTTATTTTACCTTTTTTTATAGTTGCCTTTGTTTTGGGGATGGCACAGCAACAGCAGTTTACCGCTCCTGGGTCGGGCACATTTATTATTCCCAATAGTGTGGTAAGCCTAAAAGTGGAATGTATAGGCGGTGGCGGTGCTGGAGGAAGAGTAGAAGGCGATTCTTGGACTTTTATAAACTATGAAGCTGCCGGAGGTGGAGGCGGTGGTGCTTATGTGCGTGCCATAACGCCCGTAGTGGCAGGAAATAGCTATACTATTCAAGTAGGAAATGGAGGTATAAGCAATGGTGCAAATGGCGGAAATTCTTGGTTTGGGAGTAATACAACTGTAATGGCAGAAGGCGGGAAAACAAGAGGAGGTGTTAATAATAGCGGTGGTGCTAACGGTGGGAAAGCGGTAAATTCTTATGGCGATGTAAAATATGATGGTGGCAATGGCGGTAGCGGAGATAGCAATGATGCCGGAGGCGGTGGTGGCGGTGCAGGTAGCTCAGGAAGTGGTGGAAACGGAGCCAATGGCAGTGGCAGTGGCTTATCTCTTGGTGGTACAGGAGCAATAGATTATGGTGGTAATGGTGGTAGCGGTGGCTACGATGGCAATACCGGAGCAGCAGGAAGCACCTTTGGTGGCGGAGGCGGTGGCTCAAGCATACAATCTAATACAGATAGAAACGGGGGTGCAGGAGCAAGTGGTATAGTTATTTTGCAATGGAGCGAAGTACAGGCTTTATCTAAAACAAACTTTTGTGGCAATGTACAAGATACTTTATTGATTACAGGTACAAACTTTATAAATGTAGATTCTGTTGTCTTAAACAATAGTGCTTTATCTTATAGCGTATTAAATGCTACGACTATTCAAGTAATTATTCCTGTGGGAGCTTCAAATGGCGAGTTGTTTGTACACACAAAACAAGGCGTTTCAAAATCAGATTCTATATCTGTACAAAACAATTCATTAGTTTTAACAGTAGATTCTAATACCATAACAGCTAATTACTCCGGTAATACAAACCAAGCCAACTGGATTTGGTTTAATTGTGCCAATAATGATACCATTAGTATAAGTGCTAATACTACTTTAACGGTAAGTGAAGTGGGTTTTTATGCTTTAACGGTAGAAGAAAATGCTTGCGTACTTACCACACCTTGCGAAACTGTAACAAACATTCCGGACACCAATACATTTACACCTATTGATACATTAGTAATACCACCAGATACTATTATTAACGAAGATAGCACTACCGCTATTCGCAATATTAATAATGCTGCATTTGTTAGGGTATATCCCAACCCAACATCAAATAAAGTGTTTATTAGTTCTTTAGAAACAAACTTAACACACTTAGCTGTTTATAGTATGACAGGAAAATTGATTTTAAGTACTGATTTAAACACTAAGAAAACAGAAATATCTTTTAGCGAATTGCCTAAAGGTGTTTATCTACTTAAAGTAATGTCAGATAGCAAAGTGAATACTTATAAGGTGGTAAGGGATTAA